The DNA sequence GCGTGGCTGAGGTGCCCGCTGAGACGGGTTACGAGCGGGGCGGGGGCCCCGGCCAGCAGGCGGAGCGCCGTGCCAAAGGCCAGCGCGGGAAGGAGCAGCAGTAGGCGCATGAGCAGAAAGCAGTTAGGTGGGGAAGTCAGTTCGGCAAGATAGAAGCGGTTGGCTATTAATGCCCGGCGCCCGCCGCTTCGCCCCGCCCCACGGCGGCTTGGCCCGGGCGCGGGGGCGCTTCGCCCCGAATGGGCGGCCGGCCGGCGGGGCCAACTTCTACTTTTGACGCAGCTACCGCCTCAAACGCCGCCCATGCCCACGCCCGATTTCCTGTTTTCGCTGGCCAACCCCGCCGCCCTGCTCAGCTGGGCCCTGCTGATGCTGGCCCCGCGCAGCCGCTTCGCTAAGGCGCTGGTGCTCAATGGGGCCCTGCCGCTGGGGCTGGCCGCGGCCTACGCGGCGCTCATCGCGGCGCACTACCTGGGGCCCCACGGCGGCGAGGGCGGCTTCGGGTCGCTGGCGCAGGTGGCGGCCTTGTTCCGCGACCCGTGGGCGCTGCTGACGGGCTGGGTGCACTACCTCTGCTTCGATCTTTTTACCGGCGCTTGGGAAGCGCGCGATGCCCAGCGCCGCGGCCTGCCGCACGCGCTGGTGGTGCCGGCGCTGGCCCTCACGTTCCTGTTCGGGCCGGTGGGGCTGCTGCTGTACTTCGGGTTGCGCGGGCTGTGGGCCCGGAAAGCCAAAACTGCTTCTTCGTCAATTAATTAACGCCTCTGCTCATGGAAACGCTGCTGCCTTTCGCCGCTCGCCCAACTCCTACGGCCCTGCCCGCGGCAGCCGGGGCCCTGCGCATTTTGCACCGCGCCAACCCGGCGCTGTCGGGTGCCGGGTGGCTGCACGTGGGGCTGGCGGCGCTGGCCCTGGCGCTGCTGCCCCTCGACCACCGCCTCGTGGCGGGGGCCCTTGTCTGGATAAAGCCGCTCAAGTTTGCCCTCTCGGGTGCGGCCTACCTCTGGACGCTGGGCTGGCTGCTGGCCGACCTGCCCGCCACGGCCCAGCGGGCGGTGCGCCGCCTCAGCGGCGGCGTGGCCTTAAGCATGGTGGTCGAAATCGTTGTCATTTTCATGCAGGCCGGGCGCGGCGTTTCCTCGCACTACAACGCGAGCAGCGCCCTCAACGGCCTGCTGTTCGGGCTGATGGGGATTTTTATTGTGCTGAACACCGTACTGGCCGCCTGGGCCCTGTACCTAGCCTGGCGCTACCGGCCGCACGGTCCGGCCGGCTACGTGTGGGGCCTGCGGCTGGGGTTGCTGGTGTTCCTGGTGGGCTCGGCGCTGGGCGGATTCATGATTCATGCCCACCAGCATACCGTAGGGGCCCCCGACGGCGGCCCCGGCCTGCCCGGCCTGGGCTGGAGCACCGTGGCCGGCGACCTGCGCATTGCCCATTTCCTGGGCCTGCATGCTTTGCAGGCGCTGCCGCTGCTGGGCTGGGCCCTGAGCCGCTGGGCCCCGCGCCGGGCGGTAGCCGGCACCTGGCTGGGCACGGCGCTGTACGCGGCGGCCGTGGGCGCGCTGCTGCTGGGGGCCCTGGCGGGCCGCCCGCTATGGGCCGGGCATTGAGGCCGCAGCGTGCAATCTATGCCATTCTGTTCTTAGTCAATTATACTGCTCACGAAGTGGAACGGGAAAACGAAGTAGGGTGCGGGGCTTGCCCCCGCCCGTCGCTGAACGGTTCCGTCGGCTTTCGTGCAACGACGGGCGGGGGCAAGCCCCGCACCCTACTTCGTGACAAGTATAAAATGGAGTTATCACCCTCTTCTTCCTACCCAATGCACCGCTTTCACCTACGCACTCTCGTTCAGATTTTTGCCTTCGTCATCGCCTTGACCGAGCTCGCCAGCACGCCGGCAGCGGCGCAAAAAGCCCGCGCCAAGGGCGCGGGGGGCCCGGCGCTGCTCACCGGCGAGGTGGCCTTCCGCACCTCCGATTCGGTGCGGCTGTTTGTGAAGGTTTCGGGCCGGGGCGTGCCGTGCGTGTTTGTGCACGGCGGGCCGGGCGCGGGTAGCTACGCCTTCGAGCAGCTGGCTGGCCGGGCCCTGGAAGGCCAGCTGCAAATGATTTACCTCGACCAGCGCGGCAGCGGCCGCTCGGCCAGCGCCCCCGGCCACAACTACCGCCTGGCCCGCCAGGTGCAGGACCTGGAGGAGCTGCGCATTCGGTTGGGCCTCAAGCAGTGGGTGCTGCTGGCGCACTCCTTCGGCGGCGTCATCGCCACGGCCTATGCCCAGCGCTACCCGGCCCGGGTACAGGCCCTCATCCTGGCCAACGCCGTGCTGAACCCCTCGGCCTCGCTGGCCAGCATGGTGCATTATGGCGACAGCCTGCTGCCCGCCGCGGCCCGCCCCCAGCTGCCGGCGGGCGCGCCGCTGCCCCAGCAGCTGGGCCTGGTGATGCAGGCCCTGGGCCAGCAGAACCTCCTCTACCAGCTGCAATACGCCGCCGATACCACGGCGGCCCGCGCCGGCCGCGTGGCGCGCCAGGTGCCCGGCAACCAGGACTTTGCGGCCCACGTGTTCGACTTTCCGGAGTACGGGCAGGACTACGCGCCCGCCACGGCGGCCCTGGCCATGCCCGTGCTGGTGCTGGCCGGGCACGACGACTACACAGCGGGGCCCCGGCACTACCGCTCGTTCCGGTTTCCGCGCCAGCAAGTGGTGGTGCTGCCCGGCCGCCACAACTCCCTGATTGAGCAGCCCGCGGCAACCCAGCGGGCGGTGCGCACCTTTGCGGCGGCGCTGCCCGTGCGCTAGCCCGTGCCCATGCCTTTGCCCGCTTCTCCCCCGCTTCGTGACCGCCGCCTGGTGCTGGGCGGGCTCGTGCTCATCAGCCTGGTGATGACGCTGGCCAGCGGCCAATGGGCGTTTCAATCGGCTCTACATTTTAGCGTTACCTGGGGCTGCTCGCTGCTCTATACGCTGGTGCTAGGCCTGGGCAACCGCGAAATCTGGCGGCAGCTGCAACGGCGCTACCCACACGTGGCCCAGACGCGGCGGCGGCTGTGGTACCTGGGGCTGGGCAGCGTGGCCTACACCAGCGTAGCCACGGTGGCCGTCACGCTGGGGCTGGCCTGGGCGCAGCCGGGCGTCAATGCCTCGCCGCGGGCGCTGCTGCTCATCGCGGCCATCAACCTGGTGCCCACGCTGGTGGGGCAGCTCATCTACGAAAGCCGCCACTCGTTTCAGCAGTGGCAGGAAAACCAGCGCCGCGCCGACCAGCTCGCCCAGGCCCAAACCCAGGCCCAGCTCGACGCCCTGGCTCAGCAGCTCGACCCGCACTTTCTGTTCAACTCCCTGAACACGCTGGCCGCCCTCATCGACCCCGCCAACGCCCTCGCCCAGCAGTACCTGGAAGGCCTGGCGGATGTGTACCGCTACGTGCTGCTGGCCCACGACCGCCCCACCGTGCCGCTGGCCGAGGAGCTGGCCTTCGTGCGCACCTACGTGGCGCTGCAAAAGGTGCGGTTTCGGGACAACGTGCAGGTGTGCTACGACGTACCGCCCGGGGCCCTGGCCCGCCGCGTGGCCCCGCTCAGCGTGCAGCTGTTGGTAGAGAACGCGCTGAAACACAACGAGGCTTCGCGGGCCCGCCCGCTGCACCTGCGCCTGGTGGCCGATACCGCCGCCGGGGCCCTGCGCGTGGAAAATACCTGGCAGCCCCGCCCCGCCGGTCTGGCCCCCGGCACCGGCCTGGGCCTGGCCAACGTGCGCCGCCGCTACGCCCTGCTGGGGGCCCCGCAGCCGGTGGAAGTCGCGCAGGAAGGCGGCACTTTTGCCGTCACGCTGCCCCTACTCGACGCTTGAGCCACGTATTTTTCGGTTTGGGAACCGTTGGCGGTGGTTTCGGCCACTTTAGTTTGCGGGCGGCTAGGGGCCCCGGCTACTTTTGACGAGTTGCTGCTTCCCGCGGGAAGCCGGCAGTTTCCTTCACTCCTTGCCCCGCCCCGCCATGCCCCTGCTGTTTCTTCTCGTTTACGCCGGCTGGTTCTTGTCAGAAATTCTGCTCAACCGCCTGCTGCGCTCCTCGGGCACCGACCAGCCCCACGCCGACAAGCACTCACTGGGCCTGATTTGGGCCACGCTCATCGGCGCAATCAACCTGGCCGTGTACCTGGCGGACCACTACCGCTGGCCGGTGGGCCCGCAGCGCCTGGTGCCCGCGCTGGGGCTGGCCCTCGTGGTGCTGGGCGTGGTGCTGCGGCTGTTGGTTATCCGGTCGCTGGGCCGGTTTTTTACGGTCGACGTCACCATTCGGGAAGGCCACCAACTGAAGACGGACGGTTTTTACGCCTACCTGCGCCACCCTTCCTACGCGGCCTCTTTGCTGTCGTTCGTCGGCTTTGGCCTTTCGCTCAACAACTGGCCGGCGCTATTCGTGGTTACCACCGCCACCCTGGCTGCCTTCAGCTACCGCATCTGGGTCGAAGAAGCGGTGCTGGCCCGGCAGTTTGGCGCCGCGTACCGCGCGTATCAGAAGCGCACGAAACGGCTGATTCCCGCCCTTTACTGAGTTAGGACGCACGCCAGGGGCACCGGCTGAACGAAGGCAGAGCCCAGGGGCCGGATTCAGCAAAACGTGGCACTACCTTCCTGCCCTCACTCCTGCCCCCACACCCTCCTACCACTTGACCGTTCTCATCCTCGAAGACGAGTACCCCGCCGCCGAGCGCTTGCAGCGGCTGCTAGCCCAGGCCGCACCCGGGGCCCAGGTGCTGGCCGTGCTCGATACCGTGGCCGGGGCCCTGGCCTGGCTGGGGGCCCACCCCGCGCCCGGCCTCATCCTCAGCGACATCCAGCTAGCCGACGGCCTCAGCCTCGACGTGTTTGCCCAGACCCTGGTGCGCAGCCCGGTCATCTTCACCACCGCCTACGACCAGTACGCCCTGCAAGCCTTCCGCGCCAACGGCATCGATTACCTGCTGAAACCCCTCAAGCTGGCCGAGCTGCAAGCCGCCCTGGCCAAGCTGCCCGCGGGGCCCGAAGCGGCGGCCGGGGCCCCTGCCTCGTTCAACATCGAGCGCCTGCTCGACGCCCTGCCCCGCCCCCAGCGGCCCCACAAAACGCGGTTTCTGGTGCGCCAGGGCGAAACCCTGCTGCCCCTGCCCACCGCCGACGTGGCCTGGTGCCAGAGCCGCCACGACACCACCACGCTGGCCACCCACGACGGCCGCCGCTTCGTGGTAGACTACACGCTAGAGCAGCTCGAAGCCCTGCTCGACCCGGCCCAGTTTTGCCGGCTCAACCGCCAGCTCATCGCCCAGCTGCCGGCCGTGCGCCGGCTGGTGCCCCACTTCGGCGGCAAGCTGCTGGTGGCCCTGCACCCCGCCCCCACCGACGAGATTGTGGTGAGCAAGGAGCGCGCCGGGGCCATCAAAACCTGGCTGGAGGGCTAAGCCCGGGGCCCTATTCCTGCGTACCTTGTTCCTTCACTCGCCCCGGTTTTTATGGACGTTATCAAGCTCAAAACCCCAGTCCTGGACCGCCTCACTGATGCAGAATTCTACGAGTTCTGCCAGGACCACCGCGACTTGCGCATCGAGCGCGGCACCGACCACCAAATCACCATTATGCCTTCCGCCAGCTCTGAAACCGGCGCTACCAATAGCGAAATCAACTATCAGCTGGCCCACTGGAACCGCCAGCACGCGTTAGGAAAAACCTTCGATTCGTCAGCCGGCTTCACACTTTCCACCGGGGCCATGCTCTCGCCCGATGCCAGCTGGGTGGCCCAGGCGCGCTGGGACGCGCTGGCGGCCGACGACCGGCGCGGATTCGCCCGCCTCTGCCCCGACTTTGTAGCCGAGCTACTCTCGCCCTCCGACCGCCTCACCGACACGATGCGCAAGATGGAGCACTAGCTCGAAGCCGGGGCCCGGCTGGGCTGGCTACTGGCCCCGGCCAGCGAAACAGTGTTCATTTTCGCGCCCGGCCAGCCCGTGCGCATCGTCCAGGGCTTCGACCAGCTGCTCAGCGGCGAGCCCGTGCTGCCCGGCTTCGCCCTGGAGCTGCACCACCTGCGGCCGGTTAGTTGATAATTATACTCACCACGAAGTGCGGGGCTTGTCCCCGCCCGTCGTTGAACGATTGGCACATGCTTCGTTCAACGACGGGCGGGGACAAGCCCCGCACCCTACTTCGCGACGACTACAGCTATTGGCGATTGGTTCGACGTTCAAAAAAAGCTAACAACTAACAGCTAACAGCCAGCAGCTGACAGCTAACGTAGCTACCGATCCAGCCAACTTTTGAACAGGTTGACTTTTTCGCGGCTCACCAGTACCTGGGCGTCGGGGGCGGCGGGTTTTAGCACGGTTTGCAGGCGCGAGTTGGTGTAGTGGATGATGTCGTGGATGGCAACCTGCTGGACCAGGTAGGCGCGGTTGAGGCGGAAGAACCGGGCCGGGTCGAGCAGGGCTTCGAGCTGCTCCATCGTGTAGTCGACCACGTACTTGCGGCCCTCGGCGGTTTGGAGGAAAGTGGCTTTTTCGAGGCTGAAAAAATACGCCACCTGCTCGACGGGCACCACTTTGAGGTGCTCGCCCACCCGCACCACAAACTGCGTTTTGTAGCTGGCCGCGGGCGCGGGCTGGCGCAGCTGCTGCACCAGCTGGGCTAGGGCAGCGGCGTCGAGCAGCGGCGCGGCGGGCGCGGGGGCCCCGGCGGCGGGCGGAGCCAGGCGCTGGCGCAGCTTGGCCACGGCGCCGCGCAGTTCCTCCTCGTCGATGGGCTTGAGGAGGTAGTCCACGCTGTTTACCTTGAAGGCGCGCAGGGCATACTGGTCGTAGGCGGTGGTGAAAATGACCGGGCACGTCACCGCCACCTGCTCGAACAGCTCGAAGCTGAGGCCGTCGGCCAGGTGAATATCGAGGAAGAGCACGTCGGGCGCGGGGCCGGCTTGCAGCAGGGCCACGGCCTGCGCCACCGACTCGGCGGGCCCCAGAATCTCGAACGGCTCGGGCAGTTTGTGGAGCAGCGCGGCCAGGCGGCGGGCGGCCAGCGGCTCGTCCTCAACGAGTAAAGCGCGAAGCATGAATTAAGGAAATGTGTGGAATGTGTGGGATGTGTGGGATGTGCGAAGGTGAAAGGAAGGTTGTTTGAAAAGCTTGTTGACCGCCAGTATAAACTTCATGCTGAGTCTGTTGAAGCATCTCTAATGCTCAGCTGATCCAATTGATTACTGCCGCGGGAGAGATGCTTCGGCTACGCTCAGCATGACGTTCATACTGACGGCCAATAAGCTTTCCAAACCGCCCCTTTTTCACAGCTTCAGCAGCGGCAAGGTTACGACGAACTCCTCGCCCACGGGGCCCGCCGCCACGGGCCGGTCGGTGAAGAAAACGTAGCGGGCGCGCAGGTTGGCGAGGCCCCGGCCCGAGGCTTCGCCGGGGGCCAGGCGGCGGGGGCGCCGGGTGTTGCGCACGGTGAGGGTAGCGGCGGCCGCGTCCACGGCCACGCGCAGGCGCAGGGGATCGGCCTGGTAGGCGGTGTTGTGCTTGAGGGCGTTTTCGAGCAGCAATTGCAGGGCCAGCGGCGGCAGGAACAAGCCGGCCAGGGCCCCGGTAGGCGGCACATCAAGCTCCACTTGCAGGGCCTCGTCGAGGCGGGTTTTTTGCAGAAATACGTAGGCTTCGGCGAAGGCCAGCTCTTCGGCCAGCGGCACCAGCTCCTGGCTTTGGCTGTCGAGCACGTAACGGTACACGCTGCTGAGCTGCCGGATGAAGCGCACGGCACGGGCCGGGTCGGCCTCTTCTACTAGGCTGGTGAGGGCGTTGAGCGCGTTGAAGAGGAAGTGCGGATCGACCTGCCGGCGCAGCGAATCGAGCCGGGCCACGGCGCTTTCCTTCTCCAGCCGCTCGGCCCGCACGGTGGCCTCGCGCCAGGCCAGCAGGAAGGAGCGCGAGTGCATAAAGAGCGAAATAACCACCGTGGTGAGCAGCGGCATGGCCGAGTTCGCGAAGAACTGGTGGCGCAGGGTGTAGCCCAGCGGCCGGTGAAACAGCAGCACCGCCGACAGCTCGCCCACCAGCACAATCACCAGCAGCGAGGCCAGAAACGACGTGCCCACCGTGAGCAGCAGGCGGCGGATGGGCTGCTCGCTCCAGCCGGTGCGCAGGTTCAGCAGGTCGGCGGTGTAGGCGTTGGCAAACCACAGCCCCGCCGCGTAGCAAAAGGCGATGCCGAACGACACGGTGTAGCCCAGCGGGTCGCGCCAGGGCGGCGGCGCAAACAGCAGGGCGGTAACCGCGCAGGCCAGCATTATCCAGCCCAGCACCCGCCCAAAGGCCCGCACATTGGAGCGCGCCACAGTCGTCACCCAGGGCGTGCCGGGCGGGGCGGCATCGGCATAGGGCGGCGAATACGGCGGGGCGGGCGGCGGCAGGGGCAAGGGCACGGCGGGCGGAGCAACGAGGGAGTGAGCCATAAAAATAGCGGCGGGTAGCGCAAAAGAAACGGGCGCGGGGCCCCCTAGGGCCAGAGCCGTTAAGTTCTGGCAGGTCGCCCTCCGCGAACGCCGCACCCCCCGGCCCCCTTCTCCGAAAAGGAGAAGGGGGGACTAGTTTTTAGTCTTAAATAAAGCTAGAAATTAGAACGGTAACTAGCTCCCCCTCTCCTTTTCGGAGAGGGGGCTGGGGGGTGAGGCGCACGCGGAGGGCGACCTGCCAGCAAGTAGCAGCGCCCCCCCCCTGGGGCCCCCGGCGCTACTTGCTGGCCTGGGCGGGCGCGCCGTATTCTTTCATGCGGCCCAGCACCTGGCCCTGGCCCCAGTTGGGCGCCAGCGGGCCGGCGGGCTTGAAGGCCGCAAACTTGGCCTGGGCAGCCTCGAACAGCGGCCGGGCCGCGGCGGCGCCCCCGCCGTACTCTGATGGCATGTAGTACAGGTTGTTGGCGGCAATCAGGTACGGGCGGGGGTTGGCGGGGTTCAGGGCCCTGGCTTGGGCCGCGGCGTCGCCGGCCAGCTCCGAGTATTGCTGGCCGCGCTCCATGGGCGACACCCGCAGCCGGGCCTGGTACACGTAGGCTTGCAGCGCGAGCAGCTCCGATTCGTCGCCCTTCAGCTGGCGGGCCTGGCCGAGGGCCTTTTCGGCCTGGTCGAGGGTGTTGTCTTTGGCGGTGGCATTATCCTGGCTCCCAAATGTGCTGATGGCTAGGGCGTAGGCTTGGTAGTAGCGGGGCAGCCAATCGGTGGGGGCGGCGGCGGCGGCGCGCTCCATTTTGGCCGCCCCGGCTTGCAGCACGGCCGGGTCGCCGGTGCTCGTAAGCGCGGCAATGGCCTGGGCCATGCCCTCGGCGTAGCCGGCGGGCGCGGCGGCCGTGGCGGCGGCTTTGGCGGGGGCCCCAGCTTTGGGCTGGGCGGTGGCGGCGAGGGCAAAGGCAACGAGGGCGAGGGTGAACAGCGACTTTTTCATGGCGTGGGGTTGGGGTGAAAAGGGGGTTGGGTGCGTTGGTGATTCAAAGGTGGCCGCCCGGCCCGGGGCCCCCAAACGGTTGTTCCCGAAGTGTCATTTGGGGCGGATGAACCGGCGAATTGGGGCCCCAGCGCGGGGCGGCTTCCGGGCTAATCCGGGGCCACCTCGGTATTCCCGGAGGCCTTCTTATTAATGGAGATGAACACGCCCACAAACAGCATGCGCGGGGCCGAGGGGGCCAGGGCCACGCCCTGGTACTGGCCGCTAGCGTCGGGGGCGGCGGCGTAGCGGTAGCCGTAGGTGTTGGCGCGACCCAGCACGTTGCTGGCGGCCACGTTCACGATGATGTACTGGCCCAGCAGGTGGGTGAGGTAGCTGGCGCTCAGGCTCAGGTCCTGGTAGCTGGGGGTGCGGGCCTGGTTGTAGCCGGGTTGGTTGGGGTCGTAGTAGGCGCGGGGGCTGTTGTAGGCGGCGGTAGCCCCGAACTGCGTGTGCAGCTTCGGCACCCAGTACTTGGCCACCACGCCTAGGGCGTAGCGGGCGGCGAAGGTGGGCACGGGGTCGGCGCGGTACTAGCGCACGGTGGCGAGGTAGCCGTAGCTCACCCAGTAGTCGAGGCGGGGGCCCGCTGCGGCGGTCGCGCCAGAACAGGTCGAAGCCCCGGGCGTAGCCCTGGCCGCCGTTGCGGTAGGCGCCGGCGGCGTAGAAATTGGCCGGGTCGTAGGTCACCAGCTGGGCGTAGCTTTTCTGGTACACTTCGCCCCGCAGCGTGCGGCCGGCGGCGCTGCGCGCGTAGCTGAGCTGCACGTGCTGGGCGCGCTCGAAGCCCAAATTGTGCGTGAAGCTGAGCAGGTCGTTGGCAGGCGTTTGGTAGAAGTAGCCGGCGGCGGCCGTCAGCTGGCCGTGGGGCCCCAGGCGGTAGGCCAGGACCAGGCGCGGGGCGGCGTTCCACTGCCTGAGCAGGGCCGAATACTCGGCGCGGGCCCCGGCGCGGCCGGCCAGGCGGTGGTTCAGCACCAGCTCGCTCTCGGCAAAACCGGCCACGCGCTGCTCATCGAAACCCGTGCACAGGACGCTGGGGGCCCCCGGGGTGCCGGGGGCGGCGGCGGCGGGCCGGTAGGTTTGGCGGTAGCGCTGGGCCAGGCCTTCGGCGCCGATTTTCAGGTTGAACCAGGTGCTGGCCGAGTCGTTAGTAAGCACGAGGCGGGCCACGGCCGGCTGCTCCACGTCGCGCACGGCCAGGGCGCCGGGGCGCACGTCGTTGTCGTCGTGGGTCAGGGCCAGGCCGGTGTTCAGGCTCCAGCCGCGGCGCAGGGGCCCCCGGCCCAGCACCACGGTCAGCTCCAAGGGCTCAAACCCGATGAGCCGCACCACCAGCGGCAGGGCCCCAGCGGCGTGCCCGGTGCTGAAGCGGAAGCGCCCGAGCGAATCGGTGCTGGCCCCATCGAAGGTTGATTTCAGGAAGACGTTGGCCCCGGATAGGGGCTGGCCGGCGACGCGCTGTTTGCGCGGCCCCTCAATCCACTCGGGCAGTGGCTGAACGCGGTGGTGCGGCCCAAGTACGGGGCCCACCCCGAGGTGCGCGAAATCGAGCAAATGCTCCAGCAAATGCTCAGCACCGGCCGCGACCTGACCGCCCAGTACAAGCGCAACCGCATCGAAGAAGCCCGCGCTGGCCTCGACCGCGTGCACACCCAGGCCGAGCGCATCGACGCCCTATTCCAGCAGCTGGAACCCAGGGCCAAAATATCCCAGGCCGCCTAATTTTTCCTTTGCCGATTAACGCTGCGGGCGGCTCCCACCCGGAGGCCACTCGCTTTTTGTTGCAGCGCGGGCGCGTCACTCGCTTCGCCCCATCGGCGGCCGTTGCAGTTGTAGCGCGGCCTTTAGCTACAGCTGCGCTACTACA is a window from the Hymenobacter nivis genome containing:
- a CDS encoding ABA4-like family protein, which translates into the protein MPTPDFLFSLANPAALLSWALLMLAPRSRFAKALVLNGALPLGLAAAYAALIAAHYLGPHGGEGGFGSLAQVAALFRDPWALLTGWVHYLCFDLFTGAWEARDAQRRGLPHALVVPALALTFLFGPVGLLLYFGLRGLWARKAKTASSSIN
- a CDS encoding alpha/beta fold hydrolase, whose translation is MHRFHLRTLVQIFAFVIALTELASTPAAAQKARAKGAGGPALLTGEVAFRTSDSVRLFVKVSGRGVPCVFVHGGPGAGSYAFEQLAGRALEGQLQMIYLDQRGSGRSASAPGHNYRLARQVQDLEELRIRLGLKQWVLLAHSFGGVIATAYAQRYPARVQALILANAVLNPSASLASMVHYGDSLLPAAARPQLPAGAPLPQQLGLVMQALGQQNLLYQLQYAADTTAARAGRVARQVPGNQDFAAHVFDFPEYGQDYAPATAALAMPVLVLAGHDDYTAGPRHYRSFRFPRQQVVVLPGRHNSLIEQPAATQRAVRTFAAALPVR
- a CDS encoding sensor histidine kinase encodes the protein MPASPPLRDRRLVLGGLVLISLVMTLASGQWAFQSALHFSVTWGCSLLYTLVLGLGNREIWRQLQRRYPHVAQTRRRLWYLGLGSVAYTSVATVAVTLGLAWAQPGVNASPRALLLIAAINLVPTLVGQLIYESRHSFQQWQENQRRADQLAQAQTQAQLDALAQQLDPHFLFNSLNTLAALIDPANALAQQYLEGLADVYRYVLLAHDRPTVPLAEELAFVRTYVALQKVRFRDNVQVCYDVPPGALARRVAPLSVQLLVENALKHNEASRARPLHLRLVADTAAGALRVENTWQPRPAGLAPGTGLGLANVRRRYALLGAPQPVEVAQEGGTFAVTLPLLDA
- a CDS encoding methyltransferase family protein, whose translation is MPLLFLLVYAGWFLSEILLNRLLRSSGTDQPHADKHSLGLIWATLIGAINLAVYLADHYRWPVGPQRLVPALGLALVVLGVVLRLLVIRSLGRFFTVDVTIREGHQLKTDGFYAYLRHPSYAASLLSFVGFGLSLNNWPALFVVTTATLAAFSYRIWVEEAVLARQFGAAYRAYQKRTKRLIPALY
- a CDS encoding LytR/AlgR family response regulator transcription factor, translated to MTVLILEDEYPAAERLQRLLAQAAPGAQVLAVLDTVAGALAWLGAHPAPGLILSDIQLADGLSLDVFAQTLVRSPVIFTTAYDQYALQAFRANGIDYLLKPLKLAELQAALAKLPAGPEAAAGAPASFNIERLLDALPRPQRPHKTRFLVRQGETLLPLPTADVAWCQSRHDTTTLATHDGRRFVVDYTLEQLEALLDPAQFCRLNRQLIAQLPAVRRLVPHFGGKLLVALHPAPTDEIVVSKERAGAIKTWLEG
- a CDS encoding Uma2 family endonuclease — protein: MDVIKLKTPVLDRLTDAEFYEFCQDHRDLRIERGTDHQITIMPSASSETGATNSEINYQLAHWNRQHALGKTFDSSAGFTLSTGAMLSPDASWVAQARWDALAADDRRGFARLCPDFVAELLSPSDRLTDTMRKMEH
- a CDS encoding LytR/AlgR family response regulator transcription factor — translated: MLRALLVEDEPLAARRLAALLHKLPEPFEILGPAESVAQAVALLQAGPAPDVLFLDIHLADGLSFELFEQVAVTCPVIFTTAYDQYALRAFKVNSVDYLLKPIDEEELRGAVAKLRQRLAPPAAGAPAPAAPLLDAAALAQLVQQLRQPAPAASYKTQFVVRVGEHLKVVPVEQVAYFFSLEKATFLQTAEGRKYVVDYTMEQLEALLDPARFFRLNRAYLVQQVAIHDIIHYTNSRLQTVLKPAAPDAQVLVSREKVNLFKSWLDR
- a CDS encoding sensor histidine kinase; its protein translation is MAHSLVAPPAVPLPLPPPAPPYSPPYADAAPPGTPWVTTVARSNVRAFGRVLGWIMLACAVTALLFAPPPWRDPLGYTVSFGIAFCYAAGLWFANAYTADLLNLRTGWSEQPIRRLLLTVGTSFLASLLVIVLVGELSAVLLFHRPLGYTLRHQFFANSAMPLLTTVVISLFMHSRSFLLAWREATVRAERLEKESAVARLDSLRRQVDPHFLFNALNALTSLVEEADPARAVRFIRQLSSVYRYVLDSQSQELVPLAEELAFAEAYVFLQKTRLDEALQVELDVPPTGALAGLFLPPLALQLLLENALKHNTAYQADPLRLRVAVDAAAATLTVRNTRRPRRLAPGEASGRGLANLRARYVFFTDRPVAAGPVGEEFVVTLPLLKL
- a CDS encoding TonB-dependent receptor produces the protein MLDFAHLGVGPVLGPHHRVQPLPEWIEGPRKQRVAGQPLSGANVFLKSTFDGASTDSLGRFRFSTGHAAGALPLVVRLIGFEPLELTVVLGRGPLRRGWSLNTGLALTHDDNDVRPGALAVRDVEQPAVARLVLTNDSASTWFNLKIGAEGLAQRYRQTYRPAAAAPGTPGAPSVLCTGFDEQRVAGFAESELVLNHRLAGRAGARAEYSALLRQWNAAPRLVLAYRLGPHGQLTAAAGYFYQTPANDLLSFTHNLGFERAQHVQLSYARSAAGRTLRGEVYQKSYAQLVTYDPANFYAAGAYRNGGQGYARGFDLFWRDRRSGPPPRLLGELRLPRHRALVPRRPRAHLRRPLRPRRGGQVLGAEAAHAVRGYRRLQQPPRLLRPQPTRLQPGPHPQLPGPEPERQLPHPPAGPVHHRERGRQQRAGSRQHLRLPLRRRPRR